A single window of Pseudomonas lijiangensis DNA harbors:
- a CDS encoding GNAT family N-acetyltransferase — MLNNADGLEVRPSRDTDSPFIQSLYHSARPDLQLIDGERDLVEDVIAQQFRVQEAGLGGEFPNAMHYVIEKLGTLIGALVVDFGPNEIRVLYLAFIPAARGKGYGRTVLQGVQQAAEKVCCPVATVVWANNPHARQHYLALGFQVEERDVAAERLVWYPGQAKAG, encoded by the coding sequence ATGTTGAACAATGCAGACGGGCTTGAAGTCAGGCCTTCACGTGATACGGACAGCCCGTTCATTCAGTCGCTCTACCATTCGGCCAGGCCCGATTTGCAACTGATCGATGGCGAGCGTGATCTGGTTGAGGACGTCATTGCCCAGCAATTTCGTGTGCAGGAAGCCGGCCTGGGGGGTGAGTTTCCCAATGCGATGCATTACGTGATCGAAAAGCTCGGCACTCTGATCGGCGCGCTGGTGGTGGACTTTGGTCCCAATGAAATCCGTGTGTTGTATCTGGCGTTCATTCCGGCAGCCCGGGGCAAGGGTTATGGGCGCACGGTATTGCAAGGTGTGCAGCAAGCCGCCGAAAAGGTCTGTTGCCCCGTTGCGACGGTGGTCTGGGCCAATAACCCCCATGCGCGCCAGCATTATCTGGCGCTGGGGTTTCAGGTCGAGGAGCGGGATGTGGCGGCGGAGCGTCTGGTCTGGTATCCGGGCCAGGCCAAGGCGGGCTGA
- a CDS encoding chemotaxis protein CheW, whose translation MPERTFQSSRLTTLTGLLLPLSDRSLLLPNVAVAELIDYQDCTAEPDAPEWYLGPISWRDLKLPLISFEAACGGRPRVGGRARIVVLNALGGRNEVRFIALLTQGIPRSFKVDSQLSYVDVPLAELELAAVQAGDTVARIPDLVALEQRVVDAGLV comes from the coding sequence ATGCCTGAAAGAACCTTCCAGAGCAGCCGCCTCACCACCCTGACCGGGCTGCTCCTGCCCTTGAGCGACCGCTCCCTGCTGCTGCCCAATGTCGCGGTCGCGGAACTGATCGACTATCAGGACTGCACTGCCGAACCTGACGCACCCGAGTGGTATCTGGGGCCGATCAGCTGGCGTGACCTGAAACTGCCCCTGATCAGCTTCGAAGCCGCCTGCGGCGGCCGACCTCGTGTAGGAGGCCGTGCGCGCATCGTCGTCCTCAACGCCTTGGGTGGGCGAAATGAAGTCCGCTTCATCGCCTTGCTGACCCAGGGTATTCCGCGCTCATTCAAGGTCGACAGCCAGTTGAGCTACGTGGACGTGCCCCTCGCCGAACTGGAACTGGCCGCCGTCCAGGCCGGAGACACCGTGGCCCGCATCCCCGATCTCGTGGCGCTTGAACAGCGAGTGGTGGATGCGGGGCTGGTTTGA
- a CDS encoding phage tail protein, with translation MEVFMGSIMTFGFPFAPNGWAQCNGQTLNISQYNALYALLGVIYGGNASQNFMLPNLQGRVPVNQGTGLNLTNRVIGTASGVEKVTVAIANMPAHVHQMSALTATTTINLGALPSTTGSIVPTATNSYIGGTTAGPTSANMFAPDLGTGAPIVQKGVSTAISGTMQSVGGSQPLDSMNPFLVVNFSIALQGLFPTRN, from the coding sequence ATGGAAGTTTTTATGGGCTCGATCATGACGTTCGGCTTTCCCTTTGCACCCAATGGCTGGGCGCAATGTAACGGCCAGACGCTGAACATCAGTCAGTACAACGCCTTGTACGCGTTGCTGGGCGTCATTTATGGAGGCAATGCATCACAGAACTTCATGCTGCCCAACCTGCAAGGCAGGGTGCCGGTCAACCAGGGAACCGGCCTCAACCTGACCAACAGAGTGATCGGCACTGCGTCGGGCGTTGAAAAGGTCACGGTCGCCATCGCCAACATGCCGGCTCACGTACACCAGATGAGTGCCCTGACAGCGACAACCACCATCAACCTGGGCGCCCTGCCAAGCACTACCGGATCCATTGTGCCAACGGCTACCAACAGCTATATCGGAGGCACAACAGCCGGCCCGACTTCCGCCAACATGTTTGCACCGGACCTGGGAACCGGAGCGCCTATCGTGCAGAAAGGCGTCTCGACCGCTATCAGCGGGACCATGCAGTCCGTTGGAGGTAGTCAGCCTCTGGATAGCATGAACCCTTTTCTGGTCGTGAACTTCAGCATTGCCCTGCAGGGTCTTTTCCCTACTCGCAACTGA
- a CDS encoding DUF6916 family protein, protein MLQDITVEHFRTLLGSTCSLQLDDGSQLPIAISSIDEKPLARLSDNQRLPFSVSLNSLEPSAFVDGLCALDLPELGRLEEIFVSRVPPMGRDANLAYYCISFN, encoded by the coding sequence ATGCTGCAAGACATTACCGTCGAACATTTCCGTACACTGCTGGGCAGCACCTGCTCGCTGCAACTGGACGATGGCAGTCAGTTGCCGATTGCCATCTCTTCCATCGATGAAAAACCGCTGGCGCGCCTGTCCGACAACCAGCGCCTGCCCTTCAGCGTCAGCCTCAACTCACTGGAGCCCAGCGCCTTCGTCGATGGCCTGTGCGCCCTCGATCTGCCGGAACTGGGCAGGCTGGAAGAGATTTTTGTTTCCCGAGTGCCGCCCATGGGACGCGATGCAAACCTGGCTTATTACTGCATCAGCTTCAACTGA
- a CDS encoding sulfotransferase family protein has translation MHDFHFISGLPRSGSTLLSAILLQNPRFHAGMSSPVASLFSSVLGQCSAGSEFASVIDTDARRRLLRGIFDSYYADKTDKSIVFDTSRGWSSRLPALMDLFPKSKVIACVRNVAWIMDSIERVYRNNPFENTKLFVDDAERNTVYSRVETLAQRNRLVGFAWASLKEAYYGEHADSLLLIDYDLLSQAPERVMRLVYEFIGEPWFAHDFNNLSYDAPQFDDALGVSGLHKVKPRVAFETRHTILPPDLFEQYSKLSFWNDGSASAANVIRMKSDAAVS, from the coding sequence ATGCACGACTTCCACTTCATATCGGGTCTGCCACGTTCGGGTTCTACCCTGTTGTCGGCCATCCTTCTGCAAAACCCTCGCTTTCACGCTGGCATGAGCAGCCCGGTCGCTTCGCTGTTCTCCAGCGTTCTGGGCCAGTGCAGTGCTGGCAGCGAATTCGCCTCCGTTATCGACACCGACGCTCGCCGCCGCCTGCTGCGCGGGATTTTCGATAGCTACTACGCCGACAAGACCGACAAATCCATCGTCTTCGATACAAGCCGCGGCTGGTCTTCACGCCTGCCCGCCTTGATGGACCTGTTCCCCAAATCCAAGGTGATTGCCTGCGTGCGCAATGTGGCCTGGATCATGGACAGCATCGAGCGCGTGTATCGCAACAATCCGTTCGAGAACACCAAGCTGTTTGTCGACGATGCCGAGCGCAACACCGTCTACAGCCGCGTCGAGACCCTTGCGCAACGCAATCGTCTGGTGGGTTTTGCCTGGGCTTCGCTCAAGGAAGCCTATTACGGCGAACATGCCGATTCGCTGCTGTTGATCGATTACGACCTGCTTTCCCAGGCACCGGAGCGAGTCATGCGCCTGGTGTACGAATTCATCGGCGAGCCCTGGTTTGCCCACGATTTCAACAACCTTTCCTATGACGCGCCGCAGTTCGACGATGCCTTGGGCGTCTCCGGCCTGCACAAGGTAAAACCCAGGGTTGCCTTCGAAACCAGGCACACGATCCTGCCGCCCGACCTGTTTGAGCAATATTCAAAGTTGTCGTTCTGGAATGACGGTTCGGCAAGCGCTGCCAACGTCATTCGCATGAAATCAGACGCCGCGGTCAGTTGA
- a CDS encoding HlyD family efflux transporter periplasmic adaptor subunit yields the protein MALPSLRADLQLTSAAPALDGSPRWTLADPIRGRYFKLGAQAIRLLRHWSLGDPAQVLQAANREPGLPLGDDEVQELLIFLRSHDLIASTDPDQRASYAYKAMASRQGLWQMLLHQYLFFRIPLWRPDAFLNRAWPWLKRFGPGILRYGLPATLGLGIFLVARDWQRFIGTFPHLFSLGGALAFGAALFFAKLCHEFGHAFMAKRAGCRVQSMGVAFMVLLPLFYTDVSDAWRVNDRRARLLIGAGGVLAEMLLACIALLAWSLLPDGPARTAAFMLASATWLTTVVVNLNPFMRFDGYFLISDLWEVDNLQGRAFALCRWRLREALFGYGLPAPEPWTPTMQRRLLWWGYLSWLWRAVLFFGIALAVYHLFFKLLGIFLMLVELGWFIFLPIFKETRHWWANREQAHTPRVLLSGAGLLALVLLLVVPWHSSVELPVMLEAGRVTALHAPVAARVRQVNVQDGQKVEQGAVLVELESPDVDSRQAIVRREIEILQLQIRRQAGRSETVADVGIIEQRLASAVAEYRGLAAQRERLLVRAPQAGQVRDLMPQLAPGRWVSTQTPLARVVEGGTRIRGYLAEDALWRIAPGDKGRFIADDPMRSSLQVELLDVDANGVSYLDQEALASDHHGPIAVRRDENQRAEPVQAQYGVRLKVMDDIEAPTQPLRGVAVLQGRSESLLGATWRRLAALGVRESGF from the coding sequence ATGGCGCTGCCCAGCCTGCGGGCGGATCTGCAACTCACTTCTGCGGCCCCTGCACTCGACGGGTCGCCGCGCTGGACGCTGGCCGATCCCATACGCGGTCGTTATTTCAAGCTGGGTGCCCAGGCTATCCGCCTGTTGCGGCATTGGTCGCTGGGTGATCCTGCGCAGGTGCTGCAGGCCGCCAATCGTGAGCCCGGTCTGCCGTTGGGCGATGACGAAGTGCAAGAGCTGCTGATCTTTCTGCGCAGCCATGACCTGATCGCCTCGACTGACCCGGATCAGCGCGCCAGCTATGCCTACAAGGCCATGGCTTCGCGTCAGGGGCTGTGGCAGATGCTGCTGCATCAATACCTGTTTTTCCGCATTCCTCTGTGGCGCCCGGATGCATTTCTCAATCGCGCCTGGCCCTGGTTGAAGCGCTTTGGTCCCGGCATCCTGCGCTATGGCCTGCCTGCCACGCTGGGGCTCGGGATATTTCTGGTGGCGCGGGACTGGCAGCGCTTTATCGGCACCTTCCCGCATCTGTTCAGCCTCGGCGGTGCGCTGGCGTTCGGTGCGGCGCTGTTTTTTGCCAAGCTCTGTCATGAGTTCGGCCATGCCTTCATGGCCAAGCGTGCCGGGTGTCGCGTGCAGAGCATGGGCGTTGCGTTCATGGTGTTGCTGCCGTTGTTCTACACCGATGTCAGCGATGCCTGGCGAGTGAATGACCGACGCGCCCGTTTGCTGATTGGCGCAGGCGGTGTGCTGGCTGAAATGCTGCTGGCCTGTATCGCGCTGCTGGCCTGGTCACTGCTGCCCGACGGGCCGGCACGCACGGCTGCGTTCATGCTCGCCAGCGCGACCTGGCTGACGACGGTGGTGGTCAATCTCAATCCGTTCATGCGCTTCGATGGTTACTTTCTGATCAGTGATCTTTGGGAAGTGGATAACCTTCAGGGCCGCGCCTTTGCCCTGTGTCGCTGGCGCTTGCGCGAAGCCCTGTTCGGTTACGGCCTGCCAGCGCCCGAGCCCTGGACGCCAACCATGCAACGGCGTCTGCTGTGGTGGGGTTATCTGTCCTGGCTGTGGCGTGCGGTGCTGTTTTTCGGGATCGCGCTGGCGGTCTATCACCTGTTTTTCAAGTTGCTGGGGATTTTCCTGATGTTGGTGGAACTGGGCTGGTTCATCTTTCTGCCGATCTTCAAGGAAACGCGTCACTGGTGGGCAAATCGCGAGCAGGCCCATACGCCGCGTGTGTTGCTCAGTGGCGCAGGGCTTCTGGCGCTGGTGTTGCTGCTGGTGGTGCCTTGGCACAGCAGTGTCGAGCTGCCGGTCATGCTGGAAGCAGGCAGGGTTACGGCACTCCATGCGCCGGTCGCCGCACGGGTGAGGCAGGTGAACGTGCAGGACGGCCAGAAGGTGGAGCAGGGCGCAGTGCTGGTGGAACTGGAATCGCCGGATGTCGATTCGCGCCAGGCCATCGTGCGTCGTGAAATCGAAATCCTGCAATTGCAGATACGTCGTCAGGCCGGGCGCAGCGAGACGGTGGCGGATGTGGGCATCATCGAGCAGCGTCTGGCCAGCGCCGTGGCGGAGTATCGCGGTCTGGCAGCTCAGCGTGAGCGTTTGCTGGTACGTGCTCCACAGGCCGGTCAGGTTCGCGACCTCATGCCGCAACTGGCTCCGGGCCGCTGGGTTTCGACCCAGACGCCTCTGGCCCGTGTCGTCGAGGGCGGCACCCGGATTCGGGGGTATTTGGCTGAAGATGCCTTGTGGCGTATCGCTCCGGGTGACAAGGGCCGTTTTATCGCGGACGACCCCATGCGCTCGTCGCTGCAGGTCGAGTTACTGGATGTGGATGCCAACGGCGTGTCCTATCTGGATCAGGAAGCTCTGGCGTCCGATCACCACGGGCCGATCGCCGTGCGCCGCGACGAGAATCAGCGTGCGGAGCCGGTGCAGGCGCAATACGGGGTACGCCTGAAAGTGATGGACGATATCGAAGCACCCACCCAGCCGTTGCGCGGGGTTGCGGTGTTGCAAGGCCGAAGTGAATCGCTCTTGGGGGCAACCTGGCGCAGGTTGGCGGCCCTGGGGGTTCGTGAAAGCGGTTTCTGA
- a CDS encoding efflux RND transporter periplasmic adaptor subunit — translation MRYLHGLFFGLMGVVCVAQAQTPAEVDPLLDNAASAGVQPASASEARGVLRAQDQAVLASELAGRIVDLPLREGETFNKGDMLARFDCSAYQAQLNASQAASRGANEELAHNRQLASLNSVGRFEVARAEARVAETQAQSSVFQVQVKRCSVIAPYDGQVVERKVQRYESVSPGTPLLEIVDNRTLEIHLLVPSRWMGKLKAGQTFSFVPDETGKPLTATIKRFGARIDEGSQTLLLVAGLPKSEGLLAGMSGTARFPELK, via the coding sequence ATGCGGTATTTGCACGGTTTGTTTTTCGGGTTGATGGGTGTGGTGTGTGTCGCTCAGGCGCAAACGCCGGCCGAGGTTGACCCGTTGTTGGATAACGCTGCATCTGCCGGTGTCCAGCCTGCTTCTGCCAGTGAGGCGCGAGGGGTGTTGCGGGCGCAGGATCAGGCGGTGCTTGCCAGTGAGCTGGCCGGGCGTATTGTCGACCTGCCGCTGCGCGAAGGTGAAACCTTCAACAAGGGCGATATGCTGGCTCGCTTCGACTGCTCGGCCTATCAGGCCCAGCTCAATGCCTCCCAGGCCGCCAGTCGCGGTGCCAATGAAGAGCTTGCTCACAATCGGCAACTGGCTTCGCTCAATTCGGTGGGTCGTTTCGAGGTTGCACGTGCAGAAGCCCGTGTCGCCGAAACCCAGGCGCAATCCAGTGTCTTTCAGGTCCAGGTCAAACGTTGCAGCGTGATCGCTCCGTATGACGGGCAGGTCGTGGAGCGCAAGGTCCAGCGTTATGAAAGTGTTTCCCCCGGCACGCCGCTGCTGGAGATCGTCGATAACCGGACTCTGGAAATCCACCTTCTGGTGCCGTCCCGCTGGATGGGCAAGCTCAAGGCCGGGCAGACGTTCAGTTTCGTGCCTGACGAAACCGGCAAGCCACTGACCGCCACTATCAAGCGCTTCGGTGCGCGAATCGATGAAGGCAGCCAGACCTTGCTGCTGGTAGCCGGTCTGCCAAAGTCCGAAGGCCTGCTGGCGGGCATGAGCGGAACGGCTCGTTTCCCGGAGCTTAAGTGA
- a CDS encoding efflux RND transporter periplasmic adaptor subunit encodes MNASVPGVVERVFAQFLDLERLTRAARTTDQLAYSLVNDGQPLFGFRHAALVIAGKVRAVTGVSVIDPNAPFVAFVEHAVAQLFKLEKAKPASVVAMESLSDSVREDWQSLSALHVFWLPLLDHKGEVFGGLWLARDKPWAAPEQVLLSQLGDTYSHAWLALAPHKPWRLRWSRKRQVLLVALALLSLLIPVRQSVLAPAEVVPLAGRVVAAPLDGVIAEFLIKPNQPVKTGDLLVRFENTTLKAQADVAERTLGVAEAELKANSQRAFADAESNSKVDLLAARVEQKRAERDYARELLKRSEVRAERDGIAVFADAQRWTGKPVQTGERLLEIADPSQAELRIELAVGDAIALEPDAEIALFLDSDPLHRHSARLERAAYEAQPTPGGQLAYRLDASFLDSPPPRIGLRGTAKVFGERAPLALYLLRRPLAGLRQSVGL; translated from the coding sequence GTGAACGCCTCTGTGCCCGGCGTGGTAGAGCGGGTCTTTGCCCAGTTTCTTGATCTTGAACGACTGACCCGCGCCGCCCGCACGACCGATCAACTGGCTTACAGCCTGGTGAATGACGGTCAGCCACTGTTTGGCTTTCGTCATGCCGCGCTGGTGATTGCCGGCAAGGTGCGAGCAGTGACCGGTGTCAGCGTGATTGATCCCAATGCGCCCTTTGTCGCGTTCGTCGAGCATGCAGTCGCGCAATTGTTCAAGCTGGAGAAGGCCAAGCCGGCCAGTGTCGTGGCGATGGAGTCGCTCAGCGATTCGGTACGTGAAGACTGGCAAAGCCTGTCGGCCCTCCATGTGTTCTGGCTGCCGTTGCTGGACCACAAGGGCGAAGTGTTCGGTGGCCTGTGGCTGGCCCGCGACAAACCCTGGGCTGCGCCCGAACAGGTTCTGCTCTCGCAATTGGGTGATACCTACAGCCATGCGTGGCTGGCGTTGGCGCCGCACAAGCCCTGGCGTCTGCGCTGGAGTCGCAAGCGTCAGGTGCTGCTGGTGGCTCTTGCGCTGCTGAGCCTGCTGATCCCGGTTCGCCAGTCGGTTCTGGCGCCTGCCGAAGTCGTGCCATTGGCCGGTCGTGTGGTGGCTGCGCCGCTGGACGGCGTGATTGCCGAATTTTTGATCAAGCCCAACCAGCCCGTGAAGACCGGCGACCTGCTGGTGCGTTTTGAAAACACCACGCTCAAGGCTCAGGCCGACGTGGCCGAGCGCACCCTGGGTGTTGCCGAGGCCGAGCTGAAAGCCAACTCGCAGCGGGCGTTTGCCGATGCCGAGTCAAACTCGAAGGTCGACTTGCTGGCCGCTCGCGTCGAGCAGAAACGCGCAGAGCGCGATTACGCACGTGAATTGCTCAAGCGCAGTGAAGTCCGCGCCGAGCGTGACGGGATTGCGGTTTTCGCCGATGCCCAGCGCTGGACAGGCAAACCGGTCCAGACCGGCGAACGCCTGCTGGAAATCGCTGATCCATCCCAGGCCGAGCTGCGTATCGAACTGGCGGTGGGAGATGCCATTGCTCTTGAACCGGACGCGGAAATTGCTCTGTTCCTGGACAGCGATCCCTTGCATCGTCACTCCGCTCGCCTGGAGCGTGCGGCCTATGAGGCTCAGCCGACGCCCGGCGGCCAGTTGGCCTATCGCCTGGACGCCTCATTCCTGGATTCACCGCCTCCGCGTATCGGTCTGCGCGGCACCGCCAAGGTTTTTGGCGAGCGAGCGCCCCTGGCGTTGTATCTGTTGCGCCGGCCTCTGGCAGGTCTGCGTCAGAGCGTAGGCCTGTAA